One Pasteurella dagmatis DNA segment encodes these proteins:
- the serS gene encoding serine--tRNA ligase has translation MIDPNILRSNLVEVAEKLKVKRNFDLDVALLSELEEQRKSLQVKTETLQAERNARSKNIGKAKASGEDISSLLAEVDDMGIELSTTKAKLDDVLAEINQIALSIPNLPADEVPLGKDDSENLEVSRWGTPKKFDFEVKDHVTLGENLQGLDFSAGAKLSGSRFAVMKGQIAKLHRALSQFMLDLHTQEHGYTEAYVPYLVNHATLYGTGQLPKFGEDLFHTNALEGEQPYALIPTAEVPVTNLVRDEILDESELPLKMTAHTPCFRSEAGSYGRDTRGLIRMHQFDKVELVQIVAPETSMEALEELTGQAEKVLQLLELPYRKVLLCTGDMGFGSCKTYDLEVWLPAQNTYREISSCSNMWDFQARRMQARYRNKGDKKPRLVHTLNGSGLAVGRTLVAVLENYQNADGSVTVPTVLRPYMNGIEVIGK, from the coding sequence ATGATCGATCCAAATATATTGCGTAGCAATCTTGTGGAAGTAGCTGAGAAATTAAAGGTTAAGCGTAATTTTGATTTAGATGTTGCGTTGTTAAGTGAATTAGAAGAACAACGTAAGTCACTGCAAGTAAAAACGGAAACGTTACAAGCTGAACGTAATGCACGCTCTAAAAATATTGGTAAAGCGAAAGCAAGTGGCGAAGATATTTCAAGTTTATTAGCTGAAGTTGATGATATGGGAATTGAGCTTAGCACAACGAAAGCAAAACTTGATGATGTATTAGCGGAAATTAATCAAATCGCGCTGTCTATTCCAAATTTACCAGCAGATGAAGTGCCTTTAGGTAAAGATGATTCAGAAAATCTTGAGGTCTCCCGTTGGGGAACACCTAAAAAATTTGATTTTGAAGTGAAAGATCATGTGACTTTAGGTGAGAATTTGCAAGGATTAGATTTTTCTGCTGGAGCAAAATTAAGTGGTTCTCGCTTTGCGGTAATGAAAGGTCAAATTGCAAAATTACACCGCGCATTATCTCAATTTATGCTTGATTTACATACACAAGAACATGGCTATACCGAAGCTTATGTACCATATTTAGTAAACCATGCAACGCTTTATGGTACAGGTCAGTTACCAAAATTTGGCGAAGATTTATTCCACACTAATGCATTAGAAGGTGAACAACCTTATGCATTAATCCCAACTGCAGAAGTGCCTGTAACCAATTTAGTGCGTGATGAGATTTTAGACGAATCAGAATTACCATTAAAAATGACTGCACATACGCCTTGTTTCCGTTCAGAGGCTGGTTCTTATGGTCGTGATACTCGTGGTTTAATTCGTATGCATCAATTTGATAAAGTGGAATTAGTACAAATTGTTGCTCCAGAAACTTCTATGGAAGCGCTAGAGGAATTAACAGGTCAGGCTGAGAAGGTCTTACAATTATTAGAATTACCATACCGTAAGGTTTTATTATGTACTGGTGATATGGGATTTGGTTCTTGTAAAACCTATGATTTAGAAGTGTGGCTACCGGCACAAAATACTTATCGTGAAATTTCTTCTTGTTCTAATATGTGGGATTTCCAAGCACGCCGTATGCAAGCACGTTACCGTAATAAGGGCGATAAGAAACCACGTTTAGTGCATACCTTAAATGGTTCTGGTTTAGCGGTAGGACGTACTTTAGTGGCTGTATTAGAAAACTATCAAAATGCAGATGGTTCAGTCACGGTACCAACAGTGTTACGCCCATATATGAATGGTATAGAAGTTATTGGTAAATAA
- a CDS encoding glycosyltransferase family 2 protein, with the protein MIKNIAILIPCYNEEHSIADTVLSFNQAIPTAKVYVYDNNSTDKTFEIATTLNCEVRREPQQGKGAVVRRMFADIEADVYVLVDGDNTYDAAISPDLVKLLLSEHLDMVVGARTRQISAYPKGHILGNKLFSKIVSAFFDSSIQDVFSGYRVMTKRFVKSFPITSHGFEIETEMTVHALQLGLPIQEIETNYAMRKENSKSKLNTYRDGFRILRFIFFLIREQKPLLFFMFLSLLCVLCSIGFGSIVLSEYFDTGFVSRIPTAILASGIGILGILFFAMALILESISNGRKEIKRLHYLSLK; encoded by the coding sequence TGATACTGTACTTTCATTTAATCAAGCAATTCCTACAGCAAAAGTATATGTTTATGATAATAATTCTACAGATAAGACATTTGAGATAGCTACAACATTAAATTGTGAAGTTAGACGTGAACCTCAACAAGGTAAAGGTGCTGTAGTTAGAAGGATGTTTGCTGATATTGAAGCTGATGTTTATGTATTGGTAGATGGGGATAATACTTATGATGCAGCAATCTCTCCTGATTTAGTAAAACTTTTGTTATCTGAACATCTTGATATGGTGGTAGGGGCTAGAACTAGGCAGATAAGTGCATATCCTAAAGGTCATATTTTAGGAAATAAACTGTTTTCTAAGATTGTTAGTGCCTTTTTTGATTCTTCTATACAAGATGTATTTTCTGGTTATAGGGTGATGACGAAACGTTTTGTTAAATCTTTCCCAATAACGAGTCATGGTTTTGAAATTGAAACTGAGATGACAGTTCACGCTTTACAACTAGGTTTACCAATTCAAGAGATTGAAACTAATTATGCTATGAGAAAAGAAAATAGTAAAAGTAAATTAAATACTTATCGTGATGGTTTCCGGATTTTACGCTTTATTTTCTTTTTAATTCGTGAACAAAAACCTTTACTTTTTTTTATGTTCTTATCATTACTTTGTGTTTTATGTTCTATAGGATTTGGTAGTATAGTTCTCTCTGAGTATTTTGATACAGGTTTTGTAAGTAGAATACCTACAGCAATTTTGGCTTCAGGAATTGGGATTTTAGGAATTCTGTTTTTTGCTATGGCATTGATTTTAGAGTCTATTTCTAATGGTAGGAAAGAGATTAAAAGGTTACATTATTTATCCTTAAAGTAA